A window of the Musa acuminata AAA Group cultivar baxijiao unplaced genomic scaffold, Cavendish_Baxijiao_AAA HiC_scaffold_1072, whole genome shotgun sequence genome harbors these coding sequences:
- the LOC135666078 gene encoding probable protein phosphatase 2C 59 isoform X1, translated as MGYLNSISGLQADGAPVSGGGLSQDGKFGYGYASCPGKRSSMEDFYETRIDSVDGEIVGLFGVFDGHGGAQVAEYVKQNLFSNLLRHPKFITDTKSAIADAYNHTDAEFLKSENSQNREAGSTASTAVLVGDRLLVANVGDSRAVICRGGDGRPLILKSVLLSSIMCNGFLYLI; from the exons ATGGGGTATTTGAACTCCATCAGTGGGCTTCAAGCAGACGGTGCTCCGGTCAGCGGGGGAGGACTCAG TCAAGATGGGAAGTTTGGTTATGGGTATGCAAGCTGTCCGGGGAAAAGATCTTCGATGGAAGACTTCTATGAGACGCGAATTGACAGCGTTGATGGAGAAATTGTTGGCTTGTTTGGGGTCTTTGATG GTCATGGCGGTGCCCAAGTAGCAGAGTATGTTAAACAAAACCTCTTCAGCAACTTACTCAGGCATCCAAAGTTCATTACCGATACAAAATCAGCTATAG CTGATGCATACAACCACACGGACGCAGAATTTTTGAAATCTGAGAACAGCCAGAACCGAGAGGCGGGTTCAACTGCATCAACAGCTGTCCTTGTTGGTGATCGTTTGCTCGTTGCAAATGTTGGGGACTCTAGAGCTGTCATATGTAGAGGAGGAGATGGTAGGCCCCTCATCCTTAAATCAGTTCTCTTATCATCAATTATGTGTAACGGATTTCTGTACTTAATCTAG
- the LOC135666078 gene encoding probable protein phosphatase 2C 59 isoform X2: MGYLNSISGLQADGAPVSGGGLSQDGKFGYGYASCPGKRSSMEDFYETRIDSVDGEIVGLFGVFDGHGGAQVAEYVKQNLFSNLLRHPKFITDTKSAIADAYNHTDAEFLKSENSQNREAGSTASTAVLVGDRLLVANVGDSRAVICRGGDAIAVSRDHKPDQTDERAKD; this comes from the exons ATGGGGTATTTGAACTCCATCAGTGGGCTTCAAGCAGACGGTGCTCCGGTCAGCGGGGGAGGACTCAG TCAAGATGGGAAGTTTGGTTATGGGTATGCAAGCTGTCCGGGGAAAAGATCTTCGATGGAAGACTTCTATGAGACGCGAATTGACAGCGTTGATGGAGAAATTGTTGGCTTGTTTGGGGTCTTTGATG GTCATGGCGGTGCCCAAGTAGCAGAGTATGTTAAACAAAACCTCTTCAGCAACTTACTCAGGCATCCAAAGTTCATTACCGATACAAAATCAGCTATAG CTGATGCATACAACCACACGGACGCAGAATTTTTGAAATCTGAGAACAGCCAGAACCGAGAGGCGGGTTCAACTGCATCAACAGCTGTCCTTGTTGGTGATCGTTTGCTCGTTGCAAATGTTGGGGACTCTAGAGCTGTCATATGTAGAGGAGGAGATG CTATAGCTGTCTCAAGGGATCACAAGCCTGACCAAACAGATGAGAGAGCAAAGGATTGA